Proteins encoded together in one Jaculus jaculus isolate mJacJac1 chromosome 7, mJacJac1.mat.Y.cur, whole genome shotgun sequence window:
- the LOC123462167 gene encoding cyclin-A2-like — translation MLGNSAPRPAARDVGSALPSLPPEDQDNVNPKKVASAQQPRALKAGNALYPALQQRPKTRRVAPLKDLPINDEHVTRAPPLKTSDKQPRFTIHVDEAEEEPQKRPTESKKTECEDVLAFNTAVALPGTRKPLVPLDYPMDGSFGSPHTMDMSIVLEDEKPVSVNEVPDYHEDIHTYLREMELKCKPKVGYMKKQPDITNSMRAILVDWLVEVGEEYKLQNETLHLAVNYIDRFLSSMSVLRGKLQLVGTAAMVLASKFEEIYPPEVAEFVYITDDTYTKKQVLRMEHLVLKVLAFNLAAPTVNQFLTQYFLHQQPANCKVESLALFLGELSLIDADPYLKYLPSLIAGAAFHLTLYTATGQSWPDSLVQKTGYTLESLKPCLMDLHQTYLKAPQHAQQSIREKYKNSKYHGVSLLNPPETLNV, via the coding sequence ATGCTAGGCAACTCGGCGCCCAGGCCTGCGGCGCGCGATGTGGGCTCGGCCCTGCCCTCTCTGCCGCCGGAAGACCAGGACAATGTCAACCCTAAGAAGGTGGCGTCCGCCCAGCAGCCGCGGGCGCTGAAGGCTGGGAACGCGCTGTATCCCGCGCTGCAGCAGAGGCCCAAGACGCGGCGGGTTGCACCACTTAAGGACCTTCCCATAAATGATGAGCATGTCACTAGGGCTCCTCCTTTAAAAACAAGCGATAAACAGCCTAGATTTACCATTCATGTGGATGAAGCAGAAGAGGAACCTCAAAAGAGACCAACAGAGTCTAAAAAAACAGAGTGTGAAGATGTCCTGGCCTTTAATACTGCCGTCGCTTTACCTGGAACCAGAAAACCATTGGTACCACTTGATTATCcaatggatggtagttttggatCACCACACACTATGGACATGTCAATTGTATTAGAAGATGAAAAGCCAGTGAGTGTTAATGAAGTACCAGACTACCATGAGGATATTCACACATACCTTAGAGAAATGGAGCTCAAATGTAAACCTAAAGTTGGATATATGAAGAAGCAGCCAGACATCACTAACAGTATGCGGGCCATACTTGTGGACTGGCTAGTTGAAGTGGGAGAAGAATATAAActccagaatgagaccctgcattTGGCTGTGAACTACATTGATCGATTCCTCTCATCCATGTCTGTGTTGAGAGGCAAGCTTCAGCTTGTAGGCACTGCTGCTATGGTGCTGGCTTCAAAGTTTGAAGAAATATACCCCCCAGAAGTAGCAGAGTTCGTGTACATTACAGATGATACCTATACCAAGAAACAAGTGCTGAGAATGGAGCACCTAGTTTTGAAAGTCCTTGCTTTTAACTTAGCTGCACCAACAGTAAATCAGTTTCTTACCCAATATTTTCTGCATCAGCAGCCTGCAAACTGCAAAGTTGAAAGTTTAGCATTGTTTTTGGGAGAATTAAGTTTGATAGATGCTGACCCATACCTGAAGTATTTGCCATCACTTATTGCTGGAGCTGCCTTTCACCTAACACTCTACACAGCCACAGGACAAAGCTGGCCTGATTCACTAGTACAAAAGACCGGATATACCCTGGAAAGTCTTAAGCCTTGCCTCATGGACCTTCACCAGACCTACCTCAAAGCACCACAGCATGCCCAACAGTCAATAAGAGAAAAGTACAAGAACTCAAAGTATCATGGTGTTTCTCTCCTCAACCCACCAGAGACACTAAATGTGTAA